The DNA region ggtggtgttgttgttgatgttcttTACAGTTAGggagaattgtgtgtgtgtgggggtttgtggggtgtgtggtgttgttgttgttgatgtttacaGTTAGggagcattgtgtgtgtggggggtttgtgtggtggtggtgttgttgttgttgatgtttacaGTTAGggagcattgtgtgtgtggggggtttgtgtggtggtggtggtgttgatgtttacAGTTAGggagcattgtgtgtgtggggggtttgtgtggtggtggtggtgttgatgtttacAGTTAGggagcattgtgtgtgtggggggtttgtgtggtggtggtggtgttgatgtttacAGTTAGGGAGCATTGTGTGTGGTGGTGTTAGTGTTGTTGATGTTCCTTTCAGGCTGGTAACGAGACCTCTGTGACGTCCTCTAATACGTCTAGATGACCCTATAGGTGTCTCCTAGCCTCACCACTCCTAGCCTCTCCACTCCTAGCCTCTCCACTCCTAACCTCTCCACTCCTAGCCTCACCACTCCTAACCTCTCCACTCCTAGCCTCTCCACTCCTAGCCTCTCCACTCCTAACCTCTCCACTCCTAGCCTCACCACTCCTAACCTCTCCACTCCTAGCCTCTCCACTCCTAGCCTCACCACTCCTAGCCTCTCCACTCCTAGCCTCTCCACTCCTAGCCTCACCACTCCTAGCCTCACCACTCCTAGCCTCCCACTCCTAGCCTCCCCACTCCTAGCCTCTCCACTCCTAGCCTCTCCACTCCTAGCCTCACTCCCTAGCCTCTCCACTCCTAGCCTCACCACTCCTAGCCTCTCCACTCCTAGCCTCACCACCAGCCTCACCACTCCTAGCCTCTCCACTCCTAGCCTCCACTCCTAGCCCTCCACTCCTAGCCTCACCACTCCTAGCCTCTCCACTCCTAGCCTCTCCACTCCTAGCCTCTCCACTCCTAGCCTCACCACTCCTAGCCTCTCCACTCCTAGCCTCACCACTCCTAGCCTCTCCACTCCTAACCTCACCACTCCTAGCCTCTCCACTCCTAGCCTCACCACTCCTAGCCTCACCACTCCTAGCCTCTCCACTCCTAGCCTCACTATCGTCACCATCATCATCCTTGCCGGAGGAATCACTCTGGTCTGGTACTTCCTGGGTGAGCAAGGGATTGTGGAATAATAATGTGGGACACAGACACGCTTGCGAGCAGCCCAGAccacttactcacacacacacacacacacacacacacacacacacacacacacacacacacacacacacacacacacacacacacacacacacacacacacacacacacacacacacacacacacacacacacacacacacacatacacacacacacacacacacacacacacacacacacacacacactgcagtctctgtattgttttattgttttgctgtattgtcgtattgttttttctTTACAATTTAAATACTGACAATCAAACTACAGAATATacatgtatctctgtctccccctctctttctctcccactccccccccttcctctctcactctcctctctctctctcccactcccccttcctctctctctcccccctctctctcccactcccccttcctctctctctgcccccccccctctttttttcctctgtctgtctcaggttaGAAGGATAGTGAATGGCTCAGATCTACAGTATCTCACTACTTCAACTCCACTGAAGTGTTTGGGTTGGTGAAACCAGATCCAGATTCAGGCCAACAtagatactgtatctacatcAATGTGGAGGTACCTGCTGAACTAAAGGAAGCACCAACATAGTTACTGTATCTACATCAATGTGGAGGTACCTGCTGAACTAAAGGAAGCCCCAACAtagatactgtatctacatcCATATGGAGGTACCTGCTGAACTAAAGGAAGCACCAACATAGATACTGTATCTACCCcgagactgcctgctgttctgtaccttatggactctgatctggattactgacctctgtctgccctgaccccgagactgcctgctgttctgtaccttatggactctgatctggattactgacctctgtctgccttgaccccgagactgcctgctgttctgtaccttatggactctgatctggattactgacctctgtctgccctgaccccgagactgcctgctgttctgtaccttatggactctgatctggattactgacctctgtctgccctgacccgagactgcctgctgttctgtaccttatggactctgatctggattactgacctctgtctgccctgaccccgagactgcctgctgttctgtaccttatggactctgatctggattactgacctctgtctgccctgacccgagactgcctgctgttctgtaccttatggactctgatctggattactgagctctgtctgccctgaccccgagactgcctgctgttctgtaccttatggactctgatctggattactgacctctgtctgccctgaccccgagactgcctgctgttctgtaccttatggactctgatctggattactgacctctgtctgccctgaccccgagactgcctgctgttctgtaccttatggactctgatctggattactgacctctgcctgccctgaccccgagactgcctgctgttctgtaccttatggactctgatctggattactgacctctgcctgccctgaccccgagactgcctgctgttctgtaccttatggactctgatctggattactgacctctgtctgccctgaccccgagactgcctgctgttctgtaccttatggactctgatctggattactgagctctgtctgccctgaccccgagactgcctgctgttctgtaccttatggactctgatctggattactgacctctgtctgccctgaccccgagactgcctgctgttctgtaccttatggactctgatctggattactgacctctgtctgcccttgacctgtcgtcttgtctgccccctgttctagtaatacacttttgtttcttcgacactgtctgcatctgggtcttctcctgaaacgtgataataacagcacttacagttgaccagggcaactCTAGCTGGGCAGAAATCTGACGAACTGACTTGatagaaaggtggcatcctatgaaggtgccacattgaaagtcattgagctcttcattaaggccattctactgctgatgtttatctatggagattgcatgtctgtgtgctcgattttatatacctgtcagcaatgggcatcgctgaaatagctgaatccactcatttaaagGGGTGTAAATAGTGTATTTATTAAGTGTAACCTTACAGTTTGACCATCAACTGTTTGTGCTCCTGTTCCCACCTACTAAACCTGTCCTGTATCAGTAAATGGACATAGTCATTTCAGGAAGTTCTTCCATGTCTGCATTCAGAGTTCTCCAAGGGAAATCATATCCTTGTGGAATAATAGTTGACTCATCCTCATTTCTTTGTTgaatctgtgtgtctgtgtgtttatgatCATCAGATGAACGGGTTCAGTCTGTTATCTGTCTCTACGTTTGGACCAGACCCACCCACTGTTCAGCCGAGATACAGGATGGCCGAGTGGACCCACCCACCggtcacacgcacgcacgcacgcacgcacgcacgcacgcacgcacgcacgcacgcacgcacgcacgcacgcacgcacgcacacacacacacacacacacacacacacacacacacacacacacacacacacacacacacacacacacacacacacacacacacacacacacacacacacacacacactctttaaaCCGGAAGACATTTCGTAGTCATGGGAATGTACTTAATGTGGAATAAACACATGGTATGCATAGCAGCAGGAAGTAAGGATGCTGGATGTGCTTCAGCGCCTCCTGATGaatcacatttaaaaaataatacacataaaaataaaacatttaggattattttgttttttttttccACCAAATTAGTGCCTTAGGCCTTTATGAGCAGAGAACAATACTAGTCAGCAGAACAGGGAGGAAAATACCCCCACCCCTAAAAACCTCTTCCTGACGGTGTGTATTGTAATCAGTGATCTTTAATTGGTTAAGAACATGGTTGAGTTTTTGTTTGTATCTAATATTCAAAATAAGTTCTATAGTAACTATTATACCTCTTTATCCCTTTTCTATATAAATAAAGCACCTGGACACGGTTGAAAGAAGACTGTTCATTACATGCTAAATAGTCTCCTTTCGTAGCTGCTTGAGGAGGTGAAAATCAACTACTTGTTACACCAAGGCCATACTCTAGTCATACTTTGTCCAGTTGAGGGCAGCAAAACATCGTAttaagtctctgtctctctctttcaccacctCACTCGCCACACACGCCACTTTCAAAGCTTTTGCTCCTGTTATTTC from Oncorhynchus gorbuscha isolate QuinsamMale2020 ecotype Even-year unplaced genomic scaffold, OgorEven_v1.0 Un_scaffold_5959, whole genome shotgun sequence includes:
- the LOC124029277 gene encoding heterogeneous nuclear ribonucleoprotein M-like, with product MMMVTIVRLGVERLGVVRLGVVRLGVERLGVVRLGVERLGVVRLGVERLGVVRLGVERLGVERLGVERLGVGVRLGVERLGVERLGVGRLGVGVERLGVERLGVVRLGVERLGVERLGVVRLGVERLGVERLGVERLGVERLGVVRLGVERLGVERLGVERLGVVRLGDTYRVI